GACGAATCGCTGCTAGACACCCCCGAGGCCCTCTCGGAGGCCGACCGCCGAGGCCTGCTCCGCGGCGCTGCCGAGGCAGGCGCCCGCGTCCGCACCGCCGCCCGGCACGCCGCCGAGGCAGGGGTCAACGACCTCAAGCCCGACGGCCGCCCCCGCGCGGTCCTCATCGCGGGCCCAGGTGCCGCCGCCACCCACGTCGCCGACCTCCTCGGCACCCTCGCCGGCGCCGGCAGCCCCGTCACCCGCCTCGCCCCGACCGGCGTCGCCCCCGCCGCGGGCGCCCTGCGCTGGGAGCTCCCCGGTTGGGCGGGCTCGGTCGACCTGCTGCTGATCGCCACCCCCGACGGCACCGAGCCGGGCCTGTCGCTCCTCGCCGACCAGGCCTACCGGCGCGGCTGCACGGTCGTCGCCGTGGCCCCCGCCCGCACCCCGCTGACCGAGGCGGTCGAGGGCGCCCACGGCCTGTTCGTGCCCCTGGCGACGGCCCCGTACGAGCAGGACACGCCCCTCACCGCATCCGCGCCCGGCGTCCTGTGGGCCCTGCTCACCCCGCTCCTCGCGATCCTCGACCGCACCGGCCTGCTCGCCGCCCCGCCCGACGCGCTCGCGAAGATCGCAGACCGCCTCGACCACATCGCCGAGCGCTGCGGCCCCGCCATCGCGACCTACAGCAACCCGGCCAAGACGCTCGCCGCCGAACTCGCCGACGCCCTCCCGGTGATCTGGACGGAGGGAACCTCCGCAGGCCCCGCGGGTCGCCGTTTCGCCGCCGCCCTCGCCGAGCTCTCCGGCCGCCCCGCCCTGGTCTCCGAACTGCCCGAGGCCCTCGCCGCGCACAGCACGCTCCTCTCCGGACCACTGGCCGCCGGCGCCGACCCCGACGACTTCTTCCGCGACCGCGTCGAGGAACCTCCCGCGCTGCACGCGCGCGTGGTACTCCTTCGCGACCGTCCGATCGGGGGTCTCAGCGCAGCGCCCGCCGCGCGTGAGCTGGCCCTGAGCCACGACACGCCCATCAGCGAGCTGGAGCCGGAGCCCGGCGGTGAGATCGAGACCCTCGCGGAACTGATCGCCGTCACGGATTTCGCCGCCGTTTACCTGGCGCTCGCCTCGGGGGCCTGACGTTGCCCAGGACGCCCAGGACGCCCAGGACGCCCAGGACGCCCAGGACGCCCAGGACGCCCAGGACGCCCAGGACGCCCAGGGCGGCCAGGACGCTCAGGACGGCCAGGACGCCCGAGTCGCTCGAGATGCCCAGGACTCCCGAGCCGCCCAGGACGCCCTGACCTCCACCCGTCGAACACCAGGCCGCCCTGACCGCCGTACCCACGACGCATCCCCGGCCGTACGCACAGAGAGAACCCGATGGACCGCCTCGACAACACCGTCCGCCCCTACGCCTGGGGTTCCACCACCGCCATCCCCGAACTCCTCGGCGCCGAGCCGACCGGTGAACCCCAGGCGGAGATGTGGATGGGCGCCCACCCCGGCGCCCCCTCGCGCACCGCGCGGGGCACGCTCGTCGAGGTGATCGACGCGGACCCCGCGCGCGAGCTGGGCGAGGCGGCCGTCGCCAAGTTCGGCCCCCGGCTGCCCTTCCTCCTCAAGATCCTCGCCGCGGGCGCCCCGCTCTCCCTCCAAGTGCACCCCGACCTCGCCCAGGCGAAGGAGGGCTACGAAGACGAGGAGCGCCGGGGCATCCCCGTGGACGCGGGCCACCGCAACTACAAGGACGCCAACCACAAGCCGGAACTGATCTGCGCGCTCACCGAGTTCGACGGCCTGTGCGGCTTCCGCGAACCCGCGCGCGCGGCCGAGCTGCTGGACGCACTGGGCGTCGACTCCCTGAAGCCCTACGTCGACCTCCTGCACGCCCACCCGGAGGAGGCGGCCCTGCGCGAGGTCCTGACGGCGATCCTCACCGCCGACCGCGAGGAGATGGCCCACACGGTCACCGAGGCCGCGGCCGCCTGCGCCCGCCTCGGCGGCGACCACGCCCCCTACGCCGAGATCGCGCACCACTACCCGGGCGACCCGGGCGTCATCGCCGCGATGCTCCTCAACCACGTCCGGCTCCAGCCCGGCGAGGCCCTGTTCCTCGGCGCCGGCATCCCGCACGCCTACCTGAACGGCCTCGGCGTCGAGATCATGGCCAACTCCGACAACGTCCTGCGCTGCGGCCTGACCCCCAAGCACGTCGACGTACCCGAACTCCTGCGCATCGTCCGCTTCGAGGCCGCCGACCCGGGCGTGCTGCGCCCCGAGGCGTCCCCCGACGGCGAGGAGGTCTACGAGACCCCCATCGACGAGTTCCGGCTGTCCCGGTACGTCCTCCCCGAGGGCGCCGCCCCCCACGACCTCACCCGCGCGACCCCACAGATCCTGCTCTGCACGGCAGGTTCCGTGCGAGCCGGGGAACACGAACTGAGCCCCGGTCGGTCGGTCTTCGTCCCGGCGGGCGAGAAGGCCACGGTGTCCGGCACGGGCACGGTCTTCCGCGCCACCGTGATCGTGTGACGGTATGACTGGGCCTGTGGATACCTGAGACGTCCGTGCCGGACGAGGCTGCAAGAATGGCTCACCGGCAAAGGACGGGCAAAGGCCTGGACGGCGTAGAGGCACTTGAGGCGAAGGGACAACGCGAGCAGATGAGCGCGTCAGGCGGAACCAAGGCGATCGTGGCGGCACTGGGCGCCAACCTCACGATCGCGGCATCGAAGTTCGTGGCGTTCGCGTTCAGCGGCTCGTCCTCGATGCTCGCCGAGGGCGTGCACTCGCTCGCCGACTCCGGCAACCAGTTCCTGCTGCTCCTCGGCGGCAAGAAGGCCCAGCGCGAGGCCACCCCGCAACACCCCTTCGGCTACGGCCGCGAGCGTTACATCTACGCCTTCCTGGTCTCCATCGTGCTCTTCTCCGTCGGCGGCATGTTCGCCATCTACGAGGGCTACGAGAAGATCAAGCACCCGCACGAGATCGAGCACTGGTACTGGCCGGTGGGCGTCCTCGTCTTCGCGATCATCGCCGAGGGCTTCTCCTTCCGGACCGCCATCAAGGAGTCCAACCCGCTGCGCGGCACCCTCTCCTGGAAGGAGTTCGTCCGCCGCGCCAAGGCGCCCGAGCTCCCGGTCGTCCTCCTGGAGGACTTCGGCGCGCTCGTCGGTCTGATCCTCGCCCTCGGCGGCGTGGGCCTCGCCCTGCTCACCGGCGACGGCGTCTGGGACGGCATCGGCACCCTCTGCATCGGCATCCTGCTCATCCTGATCGCCCTCGTCCTCGCCGCCGAGACCAAGTCCCTGCTGCTCGGCGAGTCCGCGGGCATCGAGGCGGTCCAGAAGATCGAGACCGCGATCGTCGACGGCGACACCGTCACCGGCATCATCCACATGCGCACGCTGCACCTCGGCCCCGAGGAACTGCTCATCGCCGCCAAGATCGCCGTCCAGCACGACGACACGGCCGCCGAGGTCGCCTCCGCGATCAACGCCGCCGAGGCCCGCATCCGCGAGGCCGTCCCGATCGCCCGCGTCATCTACCTCGAACCGGACATCTACAGCGAGTCCGAGGCCGCCAAGGGCCCCGACCGCGAGGCAACCCCGGGAGGCCCGGCGCAGCAGCCGACACCGGGCCACTGAGGCCCCCCGGCGGCAGCACGGCTTCCTGTACGGCCTTCTCCTGCACAAGGTCCTCTCGTACGGCCGCCTTTGCGCCGTACGGCGGCGGGGCCCGCCGAACTCTCGGCGGG
Above is a window of Streptomyces griseorubiginosus DNA encoding:
- a CDS encoding SIS domain-containing protein yields the protein MLDESLLDTPEALSEADRRGLLRGAAEAGARVRTAARHAAEAGVNDLKPDGRPRAVLIAGPGAAATHVADLLGTLAGAGSPVTRLAPTGVAPAAGALRWELPGWAGSVDLLLIATPDGTEPGLSLLADQAYRRGCTVVAVAPARTPLTEAVEGAHGLFVPLATAPYEQDTPLTASAPGVLWALLTPLLAILDRTGLLAAPPDALAKIADRLDHIAERCGPAIATYSNPAKTLAAELADALPVIWTEGTSAGPAGRRFAAALAELSGRPALVSELPEALAAHSTLLSGPLAAGADPDDFFRDRVEEPPALHARVVLLRDRPIGGLSAAPAARELALSHDTPISELEPEPGGEIETLAELIAVTDFAAVYLALASGA
- a CDS encoding cation diffusion facilitator family transporter — its product is MSASGGTKAIVAALGANLTIAASKFVAFAFSGSSSMLAEGVHSLADSGNQFLLLLGGKKAQREATPQHPFGYGRERYIYAFLVSIVLFSVGGMFAIYEGYEKIKHPHEIEHWYWPVGVLVFAIIAEGFSFRTAIKESNPLRGTLSWKEFVRRAKAPELPVVLLEDFGALVGLILALGGVGLALLTGDGVWDGIGTLCIGILLILIALVLAAETKSLLLGESAGIEAVQKIETAIVDGDTVTGIIHMRTLHLGPEELLIAAKIAVQHDDTAAEVASAINAAEARIREAVPIARVIYLEPDIYSESEAAKGPDREATPGGPAQQPTPGH
- the manA gene encoding mannose-6-phosphate isomerase, class I, yielding MDRLDNTVRPYAWGSTTAIPELLGAEPTGEPQAEMWMGAHPGAPSRTARGTLVEVIDADPARELGEAAVAKFGPRLPFLLKILAAGAPLSLQVHPDLAQAKEGYEDEERRGIPVDAGHRNYKDANHKPELICALTEFDGLCGFREPARAAELLDALGVDSLKPYVDLLHAHPEEAALREVLTAILTADREEMAHTVTEAAAACARLGGDHAPYAEIAHHYPGDPGVIAAMLLNHVRLQPGEALFLGAGIPHAYLNGLGVEIMANSDNVLRCGLTPKHVDVPELLRIVRFEAADPGVLRPEASPDGEEVYETPIDEFRLSRYVLPEGAAPHDLTRATPQILLCTAGSVRAGEHELSPGRSVFVPAGEKATVSGTGTVFRATVIV